In Arachis ipaensis cultivar K30076 unplaced genomic scaffold, Araip1.1 Aipa880, whole genome shotgun sequence, the DNA window TGAATATATCTCATCTGCAGATGAATTATGGTCTAGTACTAATATTAGTGAGTGAACCATTTTCTTGCAGCTAATTTATCAACGAAGGGCTATTTAGATCTCCTTGCAGAGCATCCTTCGGGGGTTTATTTTGGTTGGGCTGGATTATCATCCAGAGATGTTTTTAAAATGGTCATGAGTATTGGTTGGAATCCATATTTCGACAACAAAGAAAAGACTATAGTAAGTGTTCTGATCATTCATCTGTAGTAAAAGAATTATTTCCCTCATAAGTTTCTTGATGATACCTTTCTATCAACACAGGGGCCTTGGATACTTCACAAGTTTGATGAGGATTTCTATGGGAAAGAACTTCGGCTCATTATAGTTGGTTACATTCGTCCTGAGGTATTAGCTAATTGAGTATTTCTTATGTTACTTGTGTTGCATATACTTTTTAAGCTTCACTAAAACCTGGCATTGTGTGCATATATAGGCCAATTTTCCATCCCTTNNNNNNNNNNNNNNNNNNNNNNNNNNNNNNNNNNNNNNNNNNNNNNNNNNNNNNNNNNNNNNNNNNNNNNNNNNNNNNNNNNNNNNNNNNNNNNNNNNNNNNNNNNNNNNNNNNNNNNNNNNNNNNNNNNNNNNNNNNNNNNNNNNNNNNNNN includes these proteins:
- the LOC110268602 gene encoding bifunctional riboflavin kinase/FMN phosphatase-like, with translation NLSTKGYLDLLAEHPSGVYFGWAGLSSRDVFKMVMSIGWNPYFDNKEKTIGPWILHKFDEDFYGKELRLIIVGYIRPEVINIFIYLVEIHEINYILDTYVSLGRSDALNGKVTIASFGRPAAIAKARPVLS